The following coding sequences lie in one Arachis stenosperma cultivar V10309 chromosome 5, arast.V10309.gnm1.PFL2, whole genome shotgun sequence genomic window:
- the LOC130982999 gene encoding cyclin-D1-1-like produces the protein MSISCSDFFSDSDLFCAEDTSGILSEESPESSSSFSDFDSLSPPLPPMEEEESIAGFLEDEQNFVPGFEYLTRFQSHSLDASAREESVAWILKVQAYYGFQPLTAYLSVNYMDRFLNSRQLPQTNGWPLQLLSIACLSLAAKMEEPLVPSLLDLQVEGAKYIFEPRTIQRMELLVLGVLDWRLRSVTPFSFLGFFACKLDSTGTFTRFLISRATQIILSNIQEASFLAYWPSCIAATAILCAANEIPNWSLVKPEHAESWCQGLRKEKIRGCYQLMQELLVIDNNQRKTPKVLPQLRVMTTRPLTRSSVSSFLSSSSLSSSTSSSAFSLSYKRRKLNNCFWVDDHKGNAP, from the exons ATGTCGATCTCCTGCTCCGACTTCTTCTCCGACTCCGATCTTTTCTGCGCTGAGGACACCTCCGGAATCCTCTCCGAAGAGTCTCCGGAatcctcttcctccttctccGACTTCGACTCATTATCTCCGCCGCTGCCGCCGATGGAGGAGGAGGAGTCCATAGCCGGATTCCTCGAAGACGAACAAAACTTCGTCCCTGGATTCGAGTATCTCACGAGGTTCCAATCTCACTCGCTGGATGCCTCCGCAAGAGAAGAATCCGTTGCCTGGATTCTCAAG GTGCAGGCTTACTACGGTTTTCAGCCGTTGACCGCGTATCTTTCCGTCAACTACATGGATCGATTCTTGAACTCTCGGCAGTTGCCG CAAACAAATGGGTGGCCGCTGCAACTTCTATCTATTGCATGCTTGTCTCTAGCGGCAAAGATGGAAGAGCCTCTTGTCCCTTCTCTCTTGGACCTTCAG GTAGAAGGTGCCAAATACATTTTTGAGCCCAGAACAATTCAAAGGATGGAGCTGCTTGTTCTGGGTGTCCTGGATTGGAGGCTAAGATCAGTCACCCCATTTAGCTTTCTCGGTTTCTTTGCTTGCAAGTTGGATTCAACTGGAACTTTTACTAGATTCCTCATTTCACGGGCTACACAAATCATATTATCCAATATCCAAG aGGCTAGCTTTCTTGCATACTGGCCATCATGCATTGCTGCTACGGCCATACTATGTGCAGCTAACGAAATTCCAAATTGGTCCCTCGTCAAGCCTGAGCATGCCGAATCCTGGTGCCAGGGGCTTAGAAAA GAGAAAATTAGAGGTTGCTACCAATTAATGCAAGAGCTACTTGTGATTGATAATAATCAGAGGAAGACTCCTAAGGTGTTACCACAGCTGCGAGTGATGACGACTCGGCCCCTAACGAGGTCAAGTGTCTCCTCATTCTTATCATCGTCGTCGTTGTCATCGTCTACTTCATCCTCTGCATTCTCATTGTCTTATAAAAGGAGGAAATTAAATAACTGTTTCTGGGTAGATGATCACAAAGGAAACGCCCCTTga